The Bacillota bacterium DNA segment AGCTGCGGGGCCGGCGCTTCGCCTTCGATGTGGCCACGGTGATCAAGGCCATCGTCTTCGGGCGGGTCATCGAGCCCTCCTCAGAGCGGGCGCTGGTGCGGGAGTGGCTGCGGCGGGTGCGCTGGCCAGGCTTCGAGGCCATTCGGCTCCACCACACCTACCGGGCCCTGGCCGCCCTGGCGGCGATCGAGGTGGGGCTGGAGCGGGCGCTGACCCAGGTACTCACCGGCAGGTTGTTTGCCGACGTGACGTTGACCCTCTTTGACACCACCTCCATCCATTTCGAAGGCCGCGGGCCGCTAGGCCTGGCCGGCTATGGCTACAGCCCCACCCGGCCCGACCTGGTGCAGGTCCGCTTGGCCCTGTTGACCAGCCGGGAGGGGCTCCCCTTGAGCCACTGGGTCTTTCCCGGCGACCAAAACGACGTGGTCAGCTTCGCCGAAGCGGCCCGGCATTTCTGCACGCAGCTTCCCGTGGGGGACTTCACGGTGGTGGCCGACCGGGGCATGGTGAGCAGCGAGAACCTGCAGGCCCTGGAGCAGGTCCAGACTCGACTTTGACACCTCGGTCTGCAGGTTTCCCGTGACGACGGCCTTTCGAGAGGACGCGCGATGGACGTGCCACTACGCGACCCGGGTGGGAGGCAATTCCTCCACGCGATTGGGCGGGCGGATGCCCAGGAGGCGGAAGACGGTGGAGGCCGTCCCCTCCAGCTCCGTGCGCAGCAGGTAGCGCTTGCCCTTCACCTGCAGGGGCACCGCCCGCAGCTTGGCCAGGTCGGCCAGCGCCTCCCGGTAGGAGACGGCCTCCCCCAGCTGGTGGCGCAGGTACGACTCCAGCACGAAGGCGAGGAAGCAGATCATCACGTGGCCCCGCACGTGCGCCTCGGTCCAGACGTAGACCGGCCGGATCTCCAGCGAGCTCTTCAGCTCCCGGAAGGCCCGCTCGACCCGCCAGAGCGTCTTGTACGACTGCGCCACCTCCGCCGGGTCCCGGTCCGTGTTGGTCAGCACCACGAACTTCCCGTCGTAGCGGGCATCCGCCTCGATGGCCGCCTCGTTGATCTGGACGGCTTCCTTGCGGATCGTCACGTACCGGCGGTAGCGGCTGTGGTGGATGAGATCGCTCGGGCTGCCCTCCTCCAGGGCCTGGCGCAGCCGCTGGACGACCTCCTCCCGGACCTTCCGGTCATGGGCGGCGGCCTCGGGGTTGAAGGCCAGGATGTAGCGCCGGCCCCGGCGGACGACCTCCTTCACCTTCAGGGTGGGGCTGACCACCCGGTAGCGGCCGGGGCTTCCCACCACCTCGTCCCGCACGGTGCGCACGCCCCGCATCCGCATCCCCACGATGTACTCGAAGCCCGCCTCCTCCAGCGCCTCCAGGGTCCGCTTCCCCACCGAGCCCCGGTCGGCCACGAAGATTACCTTCCGGAAGGCGAAGCGGTGCTTCAGTTGCCCGATGATGGAAAGCGTCGCCTTCACGTCGTTGAGGTTGCCGGGGTAGACGGCTTGGGCCAGCGGCCACCCCTCCCGGGTCAGCAGCACCCCCACCACCATCTGGCGCCGGTCGCTGCGCCGGTCCTTCGCCTTGCCGAACCGGGCCAGCCGCGTCGGGTGGCTCCCTTCGAAGCGCACGGAGGTCGTGTCCCACAAGACGAGCTCCAGCTCCTGGTGGAAGAGATCCGTGAAGCGGGCGAACAGGAAGTCCTCCACCCGGTGATGGAAGCGGTGGGCGTAGGTGAGGGCCCGGTAGAAGTGGTGGAGCGCCAGGCCCCCAAAGCGCGGCTCCCAGACCGTCGGCAGCCACTCCTCCACCAGACTCTTGCGCGAGCCGGGATCCATCAGGCGGTTGAGCACCAGGGCGAAGATGGC contains these protein-coding regions:
- a CDS encoding IS1634 family transposase, which produces MRVNEQRNKDGSVRRYLQLIEAIRVHGKPRQRVIATLVRWDRPDAPRRIDAILEALGAFAERLTVLDLQKDLSAEAGPAWGPVLVFRRVWQELGLERLWTWLQEETKVSFELPEAIFALVLNRLMDPGSRKSLVEEWLPTVWEPRFGGLALHHFYRALTYAHRFHHRVEDFLFARFTDLFHQELELVLWDTTSVRFEGSHPTRLARFGKAKDRRSDRRQMVVGVLLTREGWPLAQAVYPGNLNDVKATLSIIGQLKHRFAFRKVIFVADRGSVGKRTLEALEEAGFEYIVGMRMRGVRTVRDEVVGSPGRYRVVSPTLKVKEVVRRGRRYILAFNPEAAAHDRKVREEVVQRLRQALEEGSPSDLIHHSRYRRYVTIRKEAVQINEAAIEADARYDGKFVVLTNTDRDPAEVAQSYKTLWRVERAFRELKSSLEIRPVYVWTEAHVRGHVMICFLAFVLESYLRHQLGEAVSYREALADLAKLRAVPLQVKGKRYLLRTELEGTASTVFRLLGIRPPNRVEELPPTRVA